The following DNA comes from Solanum stenotomum isolate F172 chromosome 11, ASM1918654v1, whole genome shotgun sequence.
ATTAGAAAATCAAAAATGCATATATAAGAAAGATATATGCTATAGATTTCTAGGAGGAACATCGTTTGCAAGATCCAGTCTTAATGAGAGAGTCACTGCAACACCAACTTCCTTTCTGTGTCTCCACTATCTTCTCTTTTGTATGTATATGTTTTTGTATGCTACCGAGTCATTTCCAAAATAGTAGGAAAAAAACAAAGACAAAATAATCATACAGAACTCACTTTAACGGCATCTAGTCTTGGATCATAAAGTTTCCAGAACTGAAAAACTGTGTTTCTATAGTTGTTGGCATTGACACCAGATCCAATGAGCTCTTCACAGAGGAACCACATGTGAATataatgttttccttcattACATAGTGTTACGTATCaacaatttgaatgataaacctatAGAAAAAGTAGGGTATGAGGTAGAGCTACCTAAAAAAGtggtaaaagataaaataagccAGGAAGACAAAgtgagaaaaaataaacaaggtAACGATGTCATCGCACCAAATTGGTTgttacacaaaaataaaacttttcgTTGTTCTCTAACATTGATTttacaatcaaaacaaacacgCTGTAAGAGAAAATATATGCAGAAAAGATTACTACTTTGCAGCCATTATCACATGGAGAAAACAACACAACACATTATATGTAAAATTCATAAAGTAGTGTCAAATCCCGGAGCTCAAGGTTTATTTATACAATGAGAGGAAGCACACAGAACATTACAAAACTCAATTtaagtaatcaaaactcaatttactTTTTGGATTTAATGgttaattaaacaaattatgaaTTGGGTTGTAATGTTCTGTGTGCTTCCTCTCACTGTATAAATGAACCTTGAGCTCCGGGATTCAACACTACTTTATGAATTTTACATATAATGTGTTGTGTTGTTTTCTCCATGTGATAATGACTGCAAAGTAGTAATCTTTTCTGCATATATTTTCTCTTACAGcgtgtttgttttgattgtaaAATCAATGTTAGAGAACAAcgaaaagttttatttttgtgtaacGACCAATTCGGTGCGATGACATCGTTaccttgtttattttttctcattttgtcttcttggcttattttatcttttaccaCTTTTTTAAGTAGCTCTACCTCATACCCTACTTTTTCTataggtttatcattcaaattgttGATACGTAACATTATGTAATGAAGGAAAATGATGCAATTTATGCAAATGTTATATTCATTATAACAATACAGTACGATACATAAtgaaataatactaaaattatCCAAATAGAGTGTTAAAAGAAGGCAATaaaacatgttatttttaaaatagtggtGTCCAGTCACCTTGACTATTGCGATGGTTCCTGTTACCTCCCACAAGAATAGGTACTCATaagatatgaattttttataatagtATTGTGAGTTTTCAGCACTCCTGTTTGAACCACCACAGGTTCTAAGTCAGTTAGTGAGTCGTTCTGGTTATCCTAACAATCAATGGTTCCAAGTCACTGATGGATCCACAGTGTAACTAAAGGTTCATGGGAGCCCAACCGCTTTTACTATAACAATTGACTAAATTACCATCACCGTAATCAACCAGTAGAATCAAAAACCCCTAAATACAGATTTCAACAATAAAACCAGTTCAAATGCAACAACAGAAACACAGAAACGGGCAAAACAATAAAGAAATGCAGTTATCAATCAAACCCTCAAACCCCacatacaaatttcaaaaacaaaacacaatattaaggaaaaagatcaaattttgaCTAAATTGCAATCAAAGGAGAACAGAATCAATTTCCTAAACTACAATCACAGTGATCAACAAGtagaaccaaaaacaaaaaacctAAATACACATTTCAACAATGTCATATAAGGAAGAAAACTAAACCAGTTTAACATATCAACAAAAACACAGAAATGAGCAACACAATCAAGAATCGCAGTAATCAATCAAACCCTTCAAACCCCACATAcaaattcccaaaaaaaaaacacaataaaaaagaaaaagatcaaatttttactACATAATCATCAAAACAGAACTGaatcaaatcaagaaaagtcGAAAAGTAGCTTACCCAGATAGGGACGGAACCGGAGAAGGCGAAAAAACGAGGGTGGGTGGTGGGGGAAGTGAAGGGGAAGGCGGAGGAGAGCTAGAAGTGAATCAAATTACAGTGCTGGTAGGGTTTATATATGCAGAGGGTTTTTTAAGCAAAGAGCCTTCTATGGTAATCTACAGCTTTTGATTGGTTCAATACATCCATACTCTATTGAGGGCATTTTGGGAAAAGCATAAACTTAATCAACATTAACATTTCtataattaagtttaattatGTAATTGGGAAAAGAATAAACTTAATCAACATTAACATTTCTATAAGTAAGTGTAATTATGTAATTTGCTCTGTTCATTTTTATTGTTCAGTATTTGATTTAACACCccttttaaaaattagaattctATCCTATTAACATTTGAATATgataaatttgaatattttgaaaACTACTATGGtagataataacaaaaataaattagaaattaaatgataaattttttcttatttttttgaagtAGGCATGAGTTTTTAGTTTATTGAACAAATACAAGTGAACCGATCAAGTAATCGTGTAGGTTGTGTTTTTTAAATATGTGTTATTATCTTTTTGTTATTATGTTTCTTTGTTTGCTTAGTATCTTGCAATtttgttatcatattttttttactataatgctttaaactatgactataacatttatttgaattaataatttgctatatcatacaatttttccttaatAGTCTAGTAGTATTGATGAGTGTTTTCTACTTAGTAAAAGTGATTTCGTTTGACATTCacaatatttttcacaaaaataggACAACATTTCTAATGAATCATGCTAAATCAAGCATAGTTGAAGTTAAGGtatataacaacaataatatcataaGTAGGGTTTGAAAAAGTGGTATATATGTAGTCTCGCCCCTTACCTTGTGAAGATAGAGAGTCTAGTAGACTCTCGACTCAAGTAGAGTATACTAAAAACAAGTATGAGAAGGAAACATAGTAATAAAGATGCCAtgtgaaaataaagaagaagagataccGTAGTCGAATTAGAAGAACCAACAtatgatagtaaaatcaaagaATAAGATTGTAAGAGAGTAATAATTGCAATATTGATCAAGAAAATTGAATGACTTTCGATTATCTACTAATCTTCTACCCTTATCTTGAATCTATTTAAGGTCATATACTTGATAAGTTGCGGGTTTTGTCATGTCCGCTCTATATCCTCTGACCCATTTGTTCCGGGTCATACCCGTTTTATTAGTTAGGGTTTTAGGGCTTCTCATCAAAAAACCTCTACATCATTCCTCCAGCTTCCAAAAACCCAAACTTTCTGTGAAAGCAAAAATATGGGTAGCAACCAAGCAGCAGTATCATTCCTCACGAACATTGCACGCGCCGCCTTCGGTCTCGGCATCGGCGCCACCGTTCTCAACTCCTCCCTCTACACCGTTGACGGTGGTCAACGCGCCGTCCTCTTCGACCGATTCCGAGGAGTCATCGATGATACCGTCGGCGAAGGTACTCATTTCCTCGTTCCATGGCTTCAAAAGCCTTTCATCTTTGATATCCGTACTAGGCCCCACACATTCTCCTCCGTCTCCGGCACGAAGGATCTCCAGATGGTCCACCTCACCCTCCGTGTCCTCTCACGCCCGGAAGTTTCACGTCTTCCCTATATTTTCAAAAACCTAGGTCTCGAGTATGACGAGAAGGTTCTCCCGTCGATCGGTAACGAGGTAATGAAAGCCGTCGTAGCTCAATTCAACGCTGATCAGTTGCTCACTGAGCGTCCACAAGTCTCAGCTTTAGTTCGTGAGAGTTTGATCCGTCGTGCTAAGGATTTCAATATTGTGCTTGATGATGTGGCGATTACGCACTTGTCGTATGGTGCGGAGTTCTCTAAGGCTGTGGAGCAGAAGCAGGTAGCTCAGCAGGAAGCAGAGCGGTCTAAGTTTGTGGTGATGAAGGCTGAGCAAGAGAGGAGAGCAGCTATTATTAGAGCTGAAGGAGAAAGTGAGTCAGCTAAGTTGATTTCGGATGCTACTGCAGCTGCTGGGATGGGGTTGATTGAGCTCAGGAGAATCGAGGCGTCGAGGGAGGTTGC
Coding sequences within:
- the LOC125845212 gene encoding prohibitin-3, mitochondrial, coding for MGSNQAAVSFLTNIARAAFGLGIGATVLNSSLYTVDGGQRAVLFDRFRGVIDDTVGEGTHFLVPWLQKPFIFDIRTRPHTFSSVSGTKDLQMVHLTLRVLSRPEVSRLPYIFKNLGLEYDEKVLPSIGNEVMKAVVAQFNADQLLTERPQVSALVRESLIRRAKDFNIVLDDVAITHLSYGAEFSKAVEQKQVAQQEAERSKFVVMKAEQERRAAIIRAEGESESAKLISDATAAAGMGLIELRRIEASREVASTLAKTPNVAYLPKQGNMLLGLSPTR